GGTCGAACTGCTGTTGTTGCCGCGTCACCTGAACAACGCCAGCAACCTGCACGGCGGCGTCACGGCGACCCTGCTGGACGTGGCGATGGGGCTCTGCGGAACCTGGGTCGAACAGCCGGAACAGCGCCGCGTGGCGACCACGCTGTCGATGAACGTGAACTTCAGCGCACCGGCGCCAGTGGGCAGCCGCATCCGTGCGATCGCTGTCTGCCGCTCCGCCGGGCACAAGGTGTTCATGGCCAGCTGCGACCTGCTGGACGAAAAGGACCAGTTGCTGGTCTTCGGCGAAGGCGTATACAAGCGCGGCAAACTGCGTAGCGAGCTGCCCTGAGCGATGCTTGCCCTGCTCCCGCTGGCGCTCGTTTGCGAGCTGTTCGCGCTGGTCACGCGCCTGCAGTTGCCGAGCGTGATCAGTGGTGCGCTGTTGGTGCTGTTCTTCGCCTGGCGCTGGCGCTCGCTGATGCCCTACCCGCGCCGGCTCGGAGTGGTCACCCTGGGGCTGTTCGGCTACTGGGTATTGTTCAACGAGCCTGACTGGCGGCAGGCCCAGCGGATGCTCGGCGCCGCGGCCTACTATGGCGCGTTCATCGGCGCGCTCGGGCTTGCCCATTGCGCGGTCAAGCGGATGCCGCAACTTGGCGAGCTGCATCGATTGCTGTTACGGCAACCGGGTGCCAGCCTCTACCCGAGCTATCTGTTCAGCACCTTTGCGATCAGCTCGGTGCTGAGCTTCGGCATGCTCAATCTGGTCTGCGGTTCACTGGAGCGCTATCTGGATCGGCAGTCGTACAGTCCGACCCAGCGCCGCGAGGGCGCCAGGGGCGTGATGGTGACGGCCCTGCGCGGCTTCGCTCTGGTGCCCTTGCTGGCACCGACCAGCGTGGCAGTAGCGATCCTCACCCGCGAGTTGCCGGGACTGAGCTGGAGCGCCCTGCTGCCATTCGGCCTGCTCTGCGGCGCCATCCTGCTGTTGGTGGGTTGGCCGATGGAAAACCACCGTCTGCGGCAATTGCGGGAAACCGATGCCCCGGCAAGTGGCTCGAGCACTACCGGGCCGGCAAATGGGCTGCGCAACCTGCTGTACGGCAGCTTGCTCGGCATCCTGCTGATCGCGCTGCTGGCCAGCCTGACCCCACTCTCGGCGACCCAGGCCGCCATGCTGCTGGTGCCGCTCGCGGTAGTCGGGCTGCTGCTGTATCAGGGCGGCTCGCCGACAACGGTCTATGCCGAGGTACGCGACACCCTGGCCGGCATGCGCAACGAAACCTTCATCTTCGCCTGCTCGGCACTGCTCGGTGGCCTCACGGCTGTGCTGATCCCGGTCGAGAGACTCGCCAGCCACTTCAGCAGCACGCCGTTGGCGCTGTTCGGTCTCGGCAGTGCCGGCATGCTGGCGATCATCGCCCTGGCCCTGCTCGGTGTCGCGCCGATCATCTCCCTGAGCCTGTGCGCCGCACTGCTCGCGCAGCTGGCCGGACACGGCGTGGCGATCATGCAGCCGGCAGTGGCGCTGCTGATCGGTTTTTCGCTGGCCATGCTGCTCTCGCCCTATGGCCCCTCGGCGCTAATGCTGGCGCGCCACGCGCAATTGTCGCCGTGGCGCATCGCCTTCGGCTGGAACGGCCGCTTCGTGCTGCTGGTGCTCGGCCCGCTGTTGCTGGTGCCGCTGCTGGCGTAGCGTTCACATCCAGCCGTATTCGGCCATCGACAGCGGCTCGCCGTCACCGACGATGAAGTGATCGAGCACCCGCACATCGATCAGTGCCAGCGCTTCTTTCAGCCGCTGGGTCAGCTGACGATCCGCCTGACTTGGCTCGGCGACGCCGGACGGGTGATTGTGGGTGAGGATGACCGCCGCCGCATTCTGCGCCAGGGCGCGTTTGACCACCTGCCGCGGGTAAACGCTGGCGCCATCGATGGTGCCGTGGAACAACACCTCGAAGGCCAGCACGCGATGCTTGGAGTCGAGAAACAGACAGCCGAACAGTTCGTGCGGCTCATGCCGCAGCCGCGCCTTGAGGTAGTCGCGCACCGCCTGCGGCGACTCCAGCGCCGAATCCCGGCGCAGCCGCTCGGCCAGATGCCGGCGGCCCATCTCCAGCACTGCCTGCAGCTGGGTAAACTTCGCCGGCCCCAGGCCCAGGTGTGCACTGAATTGATCGAGCTCCGCCTCCAGCAATGCGCGCAGGCTGCCGAACTCGGCGAGCAGATGGCGAGCCAGATCCACCGCACTTTTGCCGGCGACCCCGGTACGCAGAAATATCGCCAGCAATTCGGCGTCGGAAAGCGCAGCGGCGCCCTGTTCGAGTAGCTTTTCCCGCGGCCGCTCCGCCGCCGGCCAGTCACGTATGCTCATGTCCTCTCCCTGTCGAGCAAGCCCACTTTTCCGCTGTGGGCGCTGTGCTATCTTAGCCCGTCATTTTTCCGGGGTATCGGGCGTGTTCTGACCTGGTTCTCACTCCGGAGAGTCCCTAAGAGATAACAAGGCAGGCCTATGCAGCGGCTGTATCGTAAACGCATCGTCCTGGGCGTCGGCGGCGGCATCGCCGCCTACAAGAGCGCCGAACTGGTCCGCCGCCTGCGCGACCACGGCGCCGAAGTCCGGGTGGTGATGACCCAGGGCGGTCGTGAATTCATCACGCCTCTCACCCTGCAGGCGCTCTCCGGCCATCCGGTTCATCTGGACCTGCTTGACCCCGCCGCCGAAGCGGCGATGGGCCACATCGAACTGGCACGCTGGGCAGACCTGGTATTGATCGCGCCGGCCACCGCCGACCTCATGGCCCGCCTGGCTCAGGGCGTCGCCAATGATCTGCTGACCACCGTGGTGCTGGCGACCAATGCCCCGGTCGCCCTGGCACCGGCCATGAACCAGGCCATGTGGGCCGACCCGGCCACCCAGGCCAATCGCGAATTGCTGCTGGAACGTGGCATTCGTCTGTTCGGCCCCGGTTCCGGCAGCCAGGCCTGCGGCGACGTCGGCATGGGCCGCATGCTCGAGGCCGACGAACTGGCCCAGGCCGCCGCGGACTGCTTCGCGACCGGCCTGCTGACGGGCAAGCATCTGCTGATCACCGCAGGTCCGACCCAGGAAAACATCGATCCGGTTCGCTACATCACCAACCACAGCTCCGGCAAGATGGGCTTCGCCTTGGCCGAGGCGGCCGCCGAAGCTGGCGCGCGGGTCACGCTGGTGACCGGCCCGGTATTCCTGCCGACGCCCGATCGCGTACAGCGCATCGACGTGGTCAGCGCCCGCGACATGCTCGCCGCATGCGAAGCGGCGATGCCCTGCGACATTCTCGTCGCCGCAGCAGCGGTAGCCGACTACCGCCCGGAAGTGGTGGCACCGCACAAACTGAAGAAAGACCCCACGACCGGTGACGGCCTGCTGCTGCAGATGGTGCGCAACCCGGACATTCTCGCCACGCTGGCCAGCCGCGCGGACCGCCCGTTCTGCGTCGGTTTCGCCGCGGAGACCGAGAATCTGCTGGAGTACGCCACACGCAAGCTGCGCGACAAGAATCTCGACCTGATCGTCGCCAATGACGTCGCCAACCCCAGCATCGGCTTCAACAGCGAAGACAACGCCGTCAGCGTGATCGACCGCCAGCAACACGAAACCCGTTTCGGCCAGGCCAGCAAGGGACATATCGCCCGCGCGCTGGTGGCCTTCATCGCCGACCGCTACAAAGAGTCCTGACATGCACGCACTTCAAGCCAAGATTCTCGACCCTCGCCTCGGCCAGGACTTCCCCCTTCCCGAGTATGCGACACCGGGCTCCGCCGGCCTTGACCTGCGCGCCATGCTGCAGAGCGACGCCGTGCTCGAACCGGGCCAGACGCTGCTGATTCCCACCGGCCTGGCCATCCACATCGCCGATCCGACCCTGGCCGCGCTGATCCTGCCGCGTTCGGGCCTGGGCCATAAGCACGGCATCGTGCTCGGCAACCTGGTCGGTCTGATCGACTCGGATTACCAGGGCGAGCTGATGGTGTCCTGCTGGAACCGCGGGCAGAGCGCCTTCACCATCGCCGTCGGCGAGCGCATCGCACAGCTGATGCTGGTACCGGTGGTACAGGCCCGCTTCGAACTGGTCGACAGCTTCGACAGCAGCGACCGCGGTGCTGGCGGCTTCGGCCACTCCGGCAGCCACTGAGTCACCGCGTACCGCTTATCTTCAGGATGATTCGAGGAGCTTCATGGCACTCTTCAAGCGCACCGCCAAGGATTCAGGCGTTCTGAACCCGACCGATACCCGCAGCAAGCGCGGCGGGTTCACCCTCAAGCCATTGCTCGGTGGCCTAACAGCCTGCCTGATCGGGCTCGGCGCGGCCGCCGCGCTGATCTGGCTCGGGCTGCAGGGCGCTCAGCAGCAGCAACAGACGCAACTCGCCGAGGCCTGGAGCCAGAGCCAGGCAAGCGCATTGCAGCAGGCACTGCGACGACTGCGTGCCGACGCCCAGACAGCGGTGGAGCAGCAACGTCTGGTGGACGTCGTCCGCGGTGATGCCGAGCGCAGGCGCGAAGCCGAACAGCGCCTGCTGGAGTTGCCCGGCGTGGTCGACGCGCACCTCAATCCACGCGGCAGAGCGGTGCCGGACACCAGCCGCCCGGGCCCGCTGAACTTCGCTGCGCTCGATCTGCTGCAGCGGGTCGAAGCAGGCCAGTCGGCCGCTCCGGAAGCCTACAAGATCGACAACCGCTGGCTGCTCTACAGTGCGATTCCGCTGCGCGCAGAGGGTGAGCAGGCGATTCGTGGCACGCTGCTGCTGGTCAGCGATCTCCAGCACCTGTTCGCGACACTCCCGGCGCTGCCCGACGAAGCCGGCCAGCTGCGGCTGACCCAGCAGTTCTCCGGCGCACCCGAGCAGGTGCTGCTGCAGCGCGGCACCGCGGCCGACAATGCTTCCGCGCTGACCCTCGCCAGCGGCAACGCCAACTGGAAGCTGGCCTACCTGCCCGGTGCTATCGATCAGCCGGCGCTCATGCCGCTGCTCCTGCTCGCGGCCGCTCTGGTGGCGATTGCCGGCGTGCTGATCGGCCTGCAGCTGGTGCTCGGTAGCCAGCAACGCAGGCTACGCGAAGACGTGTTGCAGATGAGCCGTCTGCTACAGGAACTCTCCACCGGCAAGACCATCAAAATACCGGCCTTGAGCCTGCCGGTCCTCGACGCACTGGCCAGGAACATGGTCCGACTGCCTGTCCGCCAAGCTGGGCCGGCTCCGACTCAGGCACCCGCCGCGGCTCCAGCCGTTCGGCCCGCCAAACCTACCGAGTACGTCGATCCGCGCTTGCCGGACACCGATATTCTCGACATCGATATTCTCGACGAGGACCAGGACATCTTCGGCCTCGACACCAAGGAGCGAGAACCCGCAATGAGCAGTGCCAAAGCCCCGAATTTGCCCGCCAGTATCTTCCGCGCCTACGATATCCGTGGCGTTGTCGGCGACAGCCTGACTACCGAGACCGCCTACTGGGTCGGCCGCGCCATCGGGTCCGAGAGCCTCGCCAAGGGTGAACCCAACGTATCGGTTGGCCGCGACGGACGCCTGTCCGGCCCCGAACTGGTCCAGCACCTCATCCAAGGCCTGCTCGACAGCGGTTGCGACGTCAGCGATATCGGCATGGTGCCGACGCCGGTGCTCTATTACGCAGCCAACATTCTCGCCGGCAAGTCCGGCGTGATGCTCACCGGTAGCCACAACCCACCGGACTACAACGGCTTCAAGATCGTCATCGCCGGCGACACCCTGGCCAACGAACAGATCCAGACCCTGCGCAAACGCATCGAGACCAACGACCTGTCCAGCGGCGTCGGCAAGGTCGAGCAGGTCGATGTACTGGAGCGCTACTTCGAGCAGATTCGCAATGACATTGCCATGGCCAAGCCGATGAAGGTGGTGGTCGACTGCGGCAACGGCGTGGCCGGCGTCATCGCCCCGCGCATGATCGAGGCGTTGGGCTGCACCGTGATCCCGCTGTACTGCGAGGTCGACGGCAACTTCCCGAACCACCATCCGGACCCGGGCAAGCCCGAGAATCTGGTCGATCTGATCGCCAAGGTGAAATCCGAGAAGGCCGACCTGGGCCTGGCCTTCGACGGCGACGGCGACCGCGTCGGCGTGGTGACCAACGCCGGCAGCATGATCTACCCAGACCGTCTGCTGATGCTGTTCGCCAAGGATGTGGTATCACGCAACCCAGGCGCCGACATCATCTTCGACGTCAAATGCACCCGCCGCCTGACGCCGCTGATCAGCGGCTACGGTGGCCGCCCGGTGATGTGGAAGACCGGCCACTCGCTGATCAAGAAGAAGATGAAGGAATCCGGGGCATTGCTGGCCGGTGAAATGAGCGGGCATATCTTCTTCAAGGAGCGCTGGTTCGGCTTCGACGACGGCATCTACAGCGCCGCGCGGCTGCTGGAAATCCTCAGCCAGGACAAGCGTGACGCCGAGCAGGTGTTCGCCGCGTTCCCCTGCGATATCTCGACGCCGGAGATCAACATCACGGTGACAGAGGAAAGCAAATTCACCATCATGGACGCCCTGCAACGTGACGCTCAGTGGGGCGAAGCCAACCTGATCACCCTCGACGGTGTACGGGTCGACTATCCCAAGGGCTGGGGCCTGATCCGCGCCTCGAACACCACACCGGTTCTGGTGCTGCGCTTCGAGGCCGACAGCGAGGAAGAACTCGGCCGTATTCAGGACGTTTTCCGCGCACAGCTACTCAACGTTGCACCCGACCTCAAACTGCCGTTCTGATTTGCGGAGCCCTGCATGACCCTCAGCCGTGAAGCTGCCACCCAATTCGCCAAGGTACTGTCCGAGGCGCTGCCCTACATCCGCCGCTTCGTCGGCAAGACGCTGGTCATCAAGTACGGCGGCAACGCGATGGAGAGCGAGGAGCTGAAAACCGGCTTCGCGCGCGACATCGTGCTGATGAAGGCGGTCGGCATCAATCCGGTGGTGGTGCACGGTGGCGGTCCGCAGATCGGCGACCTGCTCAAGCGGCTGAACATCGAAAGCCACTTCATCGACGGCATGCGGGTCACCGACAGCCAGACCATGGACGTGGTGGAGATGGTCCTCGGCGGGCAGGTCAACAAGAGCATCGTCAGCCTGATCAACCAGCATGGCGGCAGCGCCATCGGCCTGACCGGCAAGGACGCCGGCCTGATCCGCGCCAAGAAGCTCAAGGCCACGCGGCAGACACCGGAAATGACCAAACCGGAAATCATCGACATCGGCCATGTCGGCGAAGTCACCGGCGTCAATGCCGAACTGCTGGAAATGCTGGTGCAGGGCAACTTCATCCCGGTGATCGCGCCGATTGGCGTGGGCGAGAACGGCGAGTCCTACAACATCAACGCCGACCTGGTCGCAGGCAAGGTGGCCGAAGCGCTGAAAGCCGAGAAGCTGATGCTGCTGACCAACATCGCCGGCCTGATGGACAAGCAGGGCAGCGTGCTGACCGGCCTGTCCACGGCCCAGGTCGACGCACTGATCGCCGATGGCACCATCTACGGCGGCATGCTGCCGAAGATCCGCTGCGCGCTGGAAGCGGTGCAAGGCGGCGTCAACAGCGCTCACATCATCGATGGCCGCGTGCCCAATGCGGTGTTGCTGGAGATCTTCACCGACGTCGGCGTCGGCACGCTGATCACCAACAGCCAGGGCTGAAGCAGACGCAAAAGCAAAGGGAGCCTAGGCTCCCTTTTTCATGCCGCGCTGTCCGCCAGTCAGAGATCGATACGGAACGACTCGAGCATAGCCGGAATGCCCGGGAACATACCGATGCCCAGCATCACCGCGCAAAGCACGATGAAGACGATCGTCGGGATGACCCAACGGTGCAGGTGGCTCAGGGACTGGCCCCGCTCCTTGTCGCCGATCAGCCCGAGATTGTCGAGCAGCACGGTCAGTGACCAGCCGAACACCGGGTTAACCAGCGCCGAAGAGAAGATCACGATGGCTGCCGACTGCGAGGTCTTGCCCTCGCGGGTCATCTGCATGCCCGCTTCCAGCAGCGGCAGGAACACCCCGACCATCAATGCCACGCTCAGTACCGGCGGCCAGATCGCCAGGTCCATCGGATAACCCCAAAGCGCCGCAACCACGCAGAGCAGGCCGGTGAGCAACGCACCGGCGGGAATCGGGCGCTTGGCAATGGCAGCCGGCACCATGAAGGTGCCCCAGGACGAGGCCAGGTTACCGCCGCCCAGCGACGTCCCGACGATCTGCCGTGCCGCTGCAACGCACATGGTGTCATCGATGTTCATCAACACCTTCTTCGCCTTCGGCGGATAGTTCAGCTGCTGGAACACTCGATGTCCGAGAAAGTCCGGCGACCACATGGCTACCGCCAGCACGGCGAAGGGCGCGACGGCAATGAAGTGATGCAACTCGGGCAGACCGATCTGCCAGCCGGTGTTCTCGCCCCACCAGTACATTGGATTCAGGCTGGGCACGCCCGGCTCGGTGGTGAATTCGAACGGAGCGCCCAAGGCGAAGGCGATCACCGCCGCGAGCGCCGAGCCCAACGGAATCGCCAGCCAGCGCATGCGGATGTGTTCGAGATAGGCGTACATCACGATGGTGGCGAACACCACGACGAAGGCGATGTAGCCCATGTCGAAGCTGTCGGCCCAGCCAAACAGTTTCTTGATCTGCGAGGTGATGCCGATGAAGCCCAGGTACAGCAGCAGACCACCGCAGACGCCGTCGCTGGTCAGGCGCGCCAACAGGCTACCGCCCTTGAAGACACCCAAGGTGAAACCGAGCACACCCACCATGATTCCCAACGCCATCGGATGCCCGCCCGACGCGACGATCAAGGGAATCAGCGGGATCAGCGGCCCGTGGGTCCCGGCCAGGTTGACCGTGGGATTGAGAAAACCGGAGAACACCACGACAAACAGCAGCGCCGCAATCAGCATCTCGTAGCGCGCGTTCTCGATCACGAACTCGTTGGAAAGCCCCATCGGGCCGGCGAAAGCCGCAACAACAGCCGCCACCATGACGATCTTGCCGATGGTCGCCGCCATCGCCGGCACCCAGTCCTCGTACTCGAAACGGTAGTCACGAAACGGCAGGTTTATGCCCCAGCGCTTCGGCGCCATGATCTCCAGTTCGTGCTCGAGGTATTCAGAGCGAGTCGCGAAATCTCCCTTCGGCTTGTGAAGCTCCTGATAACTGCGTAGGTCCCTACCATTCATGCTAGTCAGCCATACCGAAAAATTTGCGCCACGGTACAGACTGACCCCGAGCAACTCATCACGACCTTGAAACTATTGAGCTAGAGCGGTCTTTTATGATAGTAAGCAAGCTACTCATTGAGCTACTGGCATGCCAAATAGCCACGCCGAACCGCGCAGATCAGTTGAATCAAAGAGGTATCAGCATCTTACTGCTTTTGCCCTAGCAGTTCGGCAATTCGCTGGCGATCGCTGGCAAAGCTGACTTCCGCATCGGCGCGCGCCTTTTCGAAACGCTTGAGGTCGCGCAGCAGGCTTTGCTCTTCCTTTTCCAGGTTTTCGATCTGTGCCAACAGGTTACCCGGCACCTTGCGGCCCGCTCGCTCATGGTCCGCCGCCTGCTTGCGCAAGCTGGCGTGCTGGCTGCGTATGGATTGCAGATTGCCCCGAGCCAAGCCCATCACGCTGTCGAGCTCGGAAAGCTTGCGGGTTTCCGCCCGTTCGACATCCTCGACACTGGTATACAGACGCAGTAGCTGCGCATCCGATGCAGCGCGAGCCTTCTGCGCCTGCATACGGGCAAACTCCTCCGCGGTCGGTGCCGGCGGCACCTCGCGGACCACTCGCCCTTGCTCGTTGAGCACCTGATATCCGCGCGAAATGTGTTGCGGCGGCACGCCATGGCGATCGAGTACGACCACGCCACGGTCGTCCACATAGCGATACAGCTCGGCAGCCGAGGCCAGTACCGGACATATGACTCCCAGCAGGAGCATCGTACGAGCGGCTACCGATTTACGCATGGCGCATTACCTACCCAGAGTCAGATTCCGTACTGCTCGCGATAAGCCTGTACCGCGGGCAGGTGCTGTTTCAGTTGAGCGTCGTCGGCGAGATATTCCAGCACTTGCTCCAGGGACACAATACTGATTACCGGCATTCGATAATCACGTTCAACTTCTTGAATCGCCGATAGCTCGCCCTGCCCTCTTTCCTGTCGATTCAAGGCGATGAGCACGCCGGCGGCCTCGGCTTTCTGCGCCTGGATGATCTGCATCACTTCGCGGATCGCGGTGCCGGCGGTGATCACGTCATCGACGATCAGCACACGCCCCGCCAACGGCGCACCAACCAATGTGCCGCCCTCGCCATGATCCTTGGCTTCCTTGCGGTTGAAGCACCACGGTAAGTCGCGCTGATGCTGCTCGGCCAACGCGATGGCGGTGGCCGCTCCGAGCGGAATCCCCTTGTAGGCCGGGCCGAAGATGACGTCGAAATCCAGACCGCTCTGCATCACCGCCGATGCATAGAAGCGGCCGAGCTGCGCAAGTGCGCTGCCACTGTTGAACAGGCCGGCATTGAAGAAATAGGGACTGGTGCGTCCCGACTTGAGAGTGAACTCACCGAAACGCAGAACGCCGCGCTCGATGGCGAAGCGAATGAACTCGCGCTGGTACGCCTGCATGAAGAAATTTCCCGGAAAACCACTGTTTTAGCTAATTGCGAAGAGCTTGGGTTATCATACACGCACGTGTTTTTAGGGGCCATTTATGCGGATCATCAGCGTCAACGTGAATGGCATTCAAGCGGCGGCACAGCGGGGATTGCTCAGCTGGCTGCAAGCGCAGAATGCCGATGTCATCTGCCTGCAAGATACCCGCGCCTCTGCCTTGGAACTCGACGATCCGGCCTATCAGCTGGACGGTTACTTTCTCTATGCCTGCGATGCAGAGATTCCGGAGCAGGGAGGCGTGGCGCTCTACTCAAGGCTGCAGCCGAAGGCCGTCATCACCGGACTGGGCTTCGAGACGGCGGATCGCTACGGGCGCTACCTGCAGGCGGATTTCGACAAGGTCAGTATCGCCAGTCTCTTAGTGCCTTCCGGCCACGGCGGCGATGCCAACCTGAACCACAAGCTCAAGTTCATGGACGAGTTCGCCCACTACCTGGACAAGCAGCGCCGCAAGCGTCGCGAGTACATCTATTGCGGCTCGCTGTATGTCGCCCACCAGAAGCTGGATGTGAAGAACTGGCGCGACTGTCAGCAGGACCCAGGGTTCCTGGCTCCCGAGCGCGCCTGGCTGGACGAGATTTTCGGCAACATGGGCTATATCGATGCCCTGCGCGAAGTCAATCGCGAAGGCGATCTGTTCAGCTGGTGGCCAGATACCGAGCAGGCCGAAATGCTCAATCTCGGCTGGCGTTTCGACTACCAGATACTGACATCCGGCCTGCGCCGCTTCGTACGCGGTGCTCGCCTGCCACGTCAGCCGCGCTTCTCCCAGCACGCGCCGCTGATCGTGGACTACGACTGGACGCTGAGCCTTTAAGCTGCAAGCTGCAAGCTGCAAGCTGCAAGCTGCAAGCTGCAAGCTGCAAGCTGCAAGCTGCAAGCTGCAAGCTGCAAGCTGCAAGCTGCAAGCGAATCAGTGTCCGGGCGGCGCCAAACGCCTGCCAAACCTGTTCCTGCCTTGCAGCTTATGGCTTGAGCCTGCTTTTCCTGCCGCTTATGGCTTGCAGCTCGCCTTCATTTGACCAGCCGCCAGCAGAACGGATAGCGGTAGGGCTTGCCCTCGTTGGCACGGATGCCGGCGATCACCACCAGCACCAGCGCCACTACGCTCACCAGTACCATCAGCGGAAAGCCGATGAGGATCCAGGCCAGTAAGCCGCAGATCATCATCACGATGCTGAAGGTAAGCTGGAAATTCAGGGCTTCCTTGCCCTGCTGATCGACGAAGGGATCCATGTCCTTCTTCAACTGCCAGACGATCAGCGGACCGATCACGTTGCCGATCATCGGCGCCAGAAACCAGAAGAACGACGAGTAGTGGCAAAACATCGCCCACTGACGCGCTTCGCGACTGGGCAGCGGCACGAGGTCCTGATCGGTCATTTCGCG
This DNA window, taken from Pseudomonas sp. FeN3W, encodes the following:
- a CDS encoding DUF4870 domain-containing protein, giving the protein MTDQDLVPLPSREARQWAMFCHYSSFFWFLAPMIGNVIGPLIVWQLKKDMDPFVDQQGKEALNFQLTFSIVMMICGLLAWILIGFPLMVLVSVVALVLVVIAGIRANEGKPYRYPFCWRLVK